Proteins encoded together in one Telopea speciosissima isolate NSW1024214 ecotype Mountain lineage chromosome 4, Tspe_v1, whole genome shotgun sequence window:
- the LOC122658405 gene encoding transmembrane 9 superfamily member 1: protein MLSTVRSFSLLFAFLLIVSQAFASESDHKYQPEDPVTLWVNKVGPYNNPQETYNYHSLPFCQPAGSASHKWGGLGEVLGGNELIDSQIDIKFQKNVDKASICELELDAAKVKQFKDAIENTYWFEFFMDDLPLWGFVGELHADKNNDNKHLLYTHKNIIVKYNGDQIIHVNLTQDNPKPLEVGKLLDLTYSVRWISTNVTFARRFDIYLDYPFFEHQIHWFSIFNSFMMVIFLTGLVSMILMRTLRNDYAKYAREDDDLETLERDVSEESGWKLVHGDVFRPSRNLVLLSALVGTGAQLVMLVLLVILLAIIGMLYVGRGQIVTTFIVCYALTSFISGYVSGGLYSRNGGKNWIKSMILTASLFPFMCFGIGFILNTIAIFYGSLAAIPFGTMVVVFVIWAFISFPLALLGTVVGRNWSGAPNNPCRVKTIPRPIPEKKWYLTPSVVSLMGGLLPFGSIFIEMYFVFTSFWNYKVYYVYGFMLLVFLILIIVTVCVTIVGTYFLLNAENYHWQWTSFFSAASTAVYVYLYSIYYYYVKTKMSGFFQTSFYFGYTLMFCLGLGILCGAVGYLGSTLFVRRIYRNIKCD from the exons TATCAACCAGAAGATCCGGTGACCCTTTGGGTAAACAAGGTTGGACCCTATAATAATCCACAAGAAACATACAACTACCATAGCCTTCCATTTTGCCAGCCAGCTGGCAGTGCTTCTCATAAATGGGGTGGCCTCGGTGAGGTTCTTGGTGGAAACGAGCTTATCGATAGTCAGATTGACATAAAGTTTCAAA AAAATGTGGATAAGGCTTCCATATGtgaacttgaacttgatgcaGCAAAGGTTAAACAATTCAAGGATGCAATTGAAAATACTTATTGGTTTGAATTCTTCATGG ATGATCTGCCTTTGTGGG GTTTTGTTGGTGAGCTCCATGCTGACAAAAACAATGATAACAAACATTTGCTTTATACACACAAGAATATTATTGTCAAGTACAATGGAGATCAG ATTATTCATGTTAATCTCACTCAGGACAACCCTAAACCCTTGGAAGTGGGGAAATTACTGGATTTGACATATTCTGTGAGATGGATTTCAACAAATGTCACTTTTGCACGGCGTTTTGACATTTATCTGGACTATCCTTTCTTTGAGCACCAG ATTCATTGGTTCTCCATTTTCAATTCTTTCATGATGGTTATCTTCCTTACTGGCTTGGTGTCAATGATTTTAATGCGAACCCTGAGAAATGACTATGCAAAATATGCTCGGGAAGATGATGACCTGGAGACTTTG GAAAGGGATGTGAGTGAGGAGTCTGGTTGGAAACTTGTCCATGGTGATGTTTTCCGGCCTTCCCGCAACTTGGTTCTACTTTCTGCTCTTGTTGGCACAGGTGCTCAACTTGTGATGCTTGTTCTCCTTGTTATCCTCTTGGCTATCATTGGGATGTTGTATGTCGG ACGAGGACAAATTGTCACAACTTTTATAGTATGCTATGCTCTTACATCATTCATTTCGGGTTATGTGAGTGGTGGATTGTATTCACGCAATGGTG GTAAAAACTGGATAAAATCGATGATCCTCACAGCATCACTTTTCCCCTTTATGTGCTTTGGCATTGGCTTCATCCTTAACACAATTGCAATATTCTATGGTTCCCTAGCTGCCATTCCCTTTGGGACAATGGTGGTTGTGTTTGTCATTTGGGCTTTCATCTCCTTCCCTCTGGCACTTCTTGGTACAGTTGTTGGAAGAAATTGGAGTGGTGCTCCAAACAATCCTTGTCGTGTCAAGACCATTCCTCGTCCCATCCCTGAGAAGAAATGGTATCTCACACCTTCCGTAGTATCTCTGATGGGAGGATTGCTTCCCTTTGGCAGCATCTTCATTGAAATGTACTTTGTCTTCACATCCTTCTGGAATTATAAG GTGTACTATGTCTATGGTTTTATGTTGCTGGTCTTCCTCATTCTCATTATTGTTACTGTTTGTGTCACAATTGTGGGGACATATTTCTTGCTAAATGCTGAGAATTATCACTGGCAATGGACTTCATTCTTCTCTGCTGCATCAACAGCGGTCTACGTGTACCTTTACTCTATATATTACTACTATGTTAAGACTAAGATGTCAGGCTTCTTCCAGACCAGCTTCTATTTTGGATACACTCTGATGTTTTGTCTTGGTTTGGGAATCCTCTGTG GGGCTGTGGGTTATCTGGGCTCTACACTCTTCGTAAGGAGGATTTACAGGAACATTAAATGTGACTAG